One Gimesia aquarii DNA segment encodes these proteins:
- the rplJ gene encoding 50S ribosomal protein L10, whose amino-acid sequence MSKFVKEMIISEIESRIGETRDFVVVDSAKLDAITDNNFRLKLHEKGIAALTVKNSLARRAFANAGVEGMEESLQGPSTLVWGGEDIVALSKEMSKWAEEIEDLTIKGGSTEGTSLTSDDVEKLSKSPGRMELIGEIVSRALGPGAQLAGALLGPAGTLAGQIKTISEGEES is encoded by the coding sequence ATGAGTAAATTTGTAAAAGAAATGATCATCTCTGAGATAGAATCTCGAATTGGAGAAACTCGAGATTTTGTCGTCGTAGATTCTGCAAAGTTGGATGCAATTACTGATAACAATTTTCGTCTCAAATTGCATGAAAAAGGGATTGCAGCCTTAACGGTTAAAAATTCACTGGCACGTCGCGCGTTCGCGAACGCTGGTGTGGAAGGAATGGAAGAGAGCTTACAGGGCCCTTCAACACTTGTCTGGGGTGGCGAGGATATTGTGGCTCTCTCAAAAGAAATGTCCAAGTGGGCAGAAGAAATAGAAGATCTCACTATCAAGGGTGGATCAACGGAAGGAACTTCGCTCACGTCGGATGATGTTGAAAAATTAAGTAAAAGCCCTGGTCGAATGGAATTGATTGGCGAGATCGTGTCCCGTGCCCTTGGGCCTGGTGCACAGTTGGCAGGTGCACTTTTGGGTCCTGCTGGCACTCTTGCCGGACAGATTAAGACAATCTCCGAGGGGGAAGAATCTTAA
- the rpoB gene encoding DNA-directed RNA polymerase subunit beta has protein sequence MPIPAQRTIPTQSVINFGKIEHSFELSDLTQIQTSSYAKFLQADKSPRERKNQGLEEILREVFPIESYQGQYQLEYVKYELGKPRYTPTECRQLRLTYGRPFRVWLRLVKEQPIEEEVYLGDLPVMIGGGEFIINGAERCIVSQLHRSPGVDFVLSSEPGEKKEYSCRVIPERGSWIELVVGKKDTLGVRIDQSGKFSAMTLLRAMSKDYSSDTDLVKLFYDTKSEKISKGASSQKLVGKVVAEDIVYPAGHDRCGEIILDCCGTITEELLEEICDTGLKTVEVVSDVNDTLVLQSIAEDPTSTHEEALLRIYSRLRPGNPPQLERAIDLFREKFFDVNRYRLGRVGRFRINRKFKQDVPDTEMTLRAEDFINSIRYLVRLRIGDNTAYVDDIDNLGNRRLRTIDELAADEIRKGFLKLRRTVQERMTQKDVEEMSPRTLINPKSVSAAIDFFFGRSELSQVVDQTNPLSMLTHERRLSALGPGGLNRKRAGFEVRDVHISHYGRICPIETPEGTNIGLISSLSIFSKVDDYGFLVTPYRLVKKGKLTDEVHWMRADEEAEVHVAPADTPVENGKFAEDRVMARFRDDVVWISGNDVDYIDVDPAQMVGISAGLIPFLEHDDANRALMGSNMQRQAVPLLIAEPPLVGTGMELAVAQNSGMVIRAEKAGKVTYVDGNVVEVAGKKYYLRKYEGLNERTCLNQTPAVSVGDSVKKGEILCHSAAAADGLLSLGRNVLVGFMSWDGYNYEDAIILSERLVKEDVYTSIHIDEFDVEIRETKLGREEFTRDIPNVSEKALRHIGEDGIIKVGTRVRQGDILVGKVSPKAKAELTPEEKLLHAIFGRAGEDVKNESLEASSGVEGIVIHTEKFARRMSLSDYERKKYDEELKQVEEQGDQEIAAAFREFLKAFESALGQPLVDDDGRKIRDITEDKFISQYAHDFLTHLDNLDIRSPQKKADCRAVIEESWPNLEDVIDTCDQRVNSMKRGEELPNGVLQMVKVYVASKRQISVGDKMAGRHGNKGVISKVLPIEDMPFTEDGTPIDIMLNPLGVPSRMNVGQILETHLGWAAQKHGFRAVCPVFDGAMESKIHEYLDTAGLPDDGKAQLYDGRTGEAYEQKTTVGQIYMLKLHHLVDDKVHARSTGPYSLITQQPLGGKARFGGQRFGEMEVWALEAYGAAYILQELLTVKSDDVEGRTKIYESMVNGENTLEAGTPASFDVLNNEIRGLGLNLQLEKNPA, from the coding sequence ATGCCGATTCCAGCACAGCGAACGATCCCCACTCAATCTGTGATTAACTTTGGTAAGATTGAGCATAGTTTTGAACTGTCTGATCTCACGCAGATTCAGACCTCTTCATATGCAAAATTCCTTCAGGCTGATAAATCGCCTCGCGAGCGAAAGAATCAGGGACTTGAAGAGATATTGCGTGAAGTGTTCCCCATCGAAAGTTATCAGGGACAGTACCAACTAGAATACGTCAAATACGAGTTGGGGAAACCACGTTATACTCCGACAGAATGTCGCCAGTTGCGATTAACCTATGGTCGACCTTTCCGAGTTTGGTTGCGTCTGGTAAAAGAGCAACCGATCGAAGAAGAAGTCTATCTTGGTGATTTGCCAGTCATGATTGGTGGTGGTGAATTTATTATCAATGGTGCAGAACGTTGTATTGTGAGTCAATTGCACCGTTCACCCGGCGTCGATTTTGTGCTCAGCTCAGAACCTGGTGAGAAGAAAGAATATTCTTGCCGCGTGATTCCAGAACGCGGTAGTTGGATCGAATTGGTTGTCGGTAAAAAAGACACTTTGGGAGTGCGTATTGACCAGAGTGGTAAATTTTCCGCCATGACTCTCCTGCGGGCGATGTCAAAAGATTATTCGTCTGATACAGATTTGGTAAAACTGTTTTATGACACCAAATCAGAAAAGATTTCCAAGGGTGCTTCCTCACAGAAACTCGTTGGAAAAGTTGTTGCAGAAGACATCGTTTATCCTGCCGGTCATGATCGCTGTGGCGAAATCATCTTGGACTGTTGCGGAACGATTACTGAAGAATTACTGGAGGAGATCTGCGATACAGGGTTGAAAACGGTGGAAGTCGTTTCAGACGTAAATGATACCCTTGTTCTGCAAAGTATTGCCGAAGATCCCACTTCGACTCATGAAGAAGCATTACTGCGTATCTATTCACGATTGCGTCCTGGTAATCCACCTCAGTTGGAACGTGCCATTGATCTGTTCCGTGAGAAATTCTTTGACGTCAATCGTTATCGTTTGGGACGCGTAGGACGCTTCAGAATTAATCGAAAGTTCAAGCAGGACGTTCCCGATACAGAGATGACTTTACGTGCGGAAGACTTCATTAATTCGATACGCTACCTGGTTCGATTACGTATCGGTGACAATACCGCATACGTTGATGATATCGACAACCTTGGTAACAGACGCTTGCGTACAATTGATGAATTAGCGGCTGATGAAATTCGCAAAGGATTTCTTAAACTCCGCCGTACCGTACAAGAACGCATGACGCAAAAAGACGTTGAAGAAATGTCTCCGAGAACACTGATCAATCCGAAAAGTGTTTCAGCAGCGATTGACTTCTTCTTTGGTCGTAGTGAATTGTCACAGGTGGTCGACCAGACGAATCCGCTATCGATGTTAACACACGAACGTCGCTTGAGTGCCTTGGGGCCTGGTGGATTGAACCGGAAACGTGCTGGCTTTGAAGTTCGCGACGTGCATATTTCTCACTATGGACGAATTTGCCCAATTGAAACTCCTGAAGGTACTAACATTGGTTTGATTTCGAGTTTGAGTATTTTCTCAAAAGTAGATGATTACGGATTTCTGGTCACACCTTATCGATTAGTCAAAAAGGGAAAGCTCACCGACGAAGTACACTGGATGCGTGCGGATGAGGAAGCTGAGGTGCATGTCGCCCCCGCGGACACTCCTGTGGAAAACGGCAAATTTGCTGAAGATCGTGTCATGGCACGTTTTCGTGATGACGTAGTATGGATCTCGGGTAACGACGTGGATTACATCGATGTCGACCCCGCACAAATGGTAGGAATTTCCGCAGGACTGATTCCCTTCCTTGAACACGACGATGCCAACCGCGCGTTGATGGGCTCCAACATGCAACGTCAGGCCGTCCCTTTATTGATTGCAGAGCCACCATTGGTGGGGACTGGGATGGAGCTTGCAGTTGCCCAGAACTCAGGTATGGTGATCCGGGCTGAGAAAGCCGGTAAAGTGACTTATGTTGATGGAAATGTCGTAGAAGTCGCTGGCAAGAAGTACTACCTGCGAAAGTATGAAGGTCTTAACGAACGAACCTGTTTGAATCAGACTCCTGCAGTCAGCGTGGGAGATTCGGTGAAAAAAGGCGAGATCCTGTGCCACAGTGCTGCAGCTGCAGACGGCTTACTCTCACTAGGGCGAAATGTGCTGGTCGGCTTCATGTCATGGGATGGATATAACTACGAAGACGCGATTATTCTTTCTGAACGTCTTGTGAAAGAAGATGTCTACACATCAATTCATATCGATGAATTTGATGTCGAAATTCGTGAGACCAAGCTGGGACGCGAAGAATTTACGCGTGATATTCCCAACGTCAGCGAAAAAGCATTAAGGCACATTGGTGAAGACGGGATCATCAAAGTAGGAACCCGCGTTCGCCAGGGAGACATTCTTGTCGGGAAAGTATCTCCCAAGGCGAAAGCAGAACTGACTCCCGAAGAAAAACTGCTACATGCCATCTTTGGACGTGCAGGGGAAGATGTGAAGAATGAATCGCTAGAAGCATCCAGTGGTGTTGAAGGCATCGTCATTCACACTGAGAAATTTGCTCGTCGGATGAGCCTTTCCGACTATGAACGCAAAAAATATGATGAAGAACTCAAGCAGGTCGAAGAGCAGGGCGATCAAGAAATCGCGGCGGCATTTCGCGAATTTTTGAAAGCCTTTGAATCTGCATTGGGGCAACCTCTGGTTGACGATGATGGACGTAAAATTCGGGACATTACAGAAGACAAGTTCATTTCTCAATACGCCCATGATTTCTTGACACATCTTGATAATCTTGATATTCGCAGCCCACAGAAAAAAGCTGACTGTCGTGCGGTGATTGAAGAGTCATGGCCTAATCTTGAAGATGTCATCGACACCTGTGACCAAAGAGTGAACAGCATGAAACGTGGTGAGGAATTGCCGAACGGCGTGCTCCAAATGGTGAAGGTGTATGTTGCTTCAAAACGGCAAATTTCTGTCGGTGACAAAATGGCAGGACGTCACGGTAATAAGGGTGTGATTTCAAAAGTATTGCCCATTGAAGACATGCCGTTTACTGAAGATGGTACACCCATCGACATTATGTTGAATCCACTCGGTGTTCCCAGCCGTATGAATGTAGGGCAAATTCTTGAAACCCACTTAGGTTGGGCAGCACAAAAACACGGATTCCGTGCTGTGTGCCCTGTGTTTGACGGAGCAATGGAATCAAAAATCCATGAGTATCTGGATACGGCAGGACTGCCTGACGACGGTAAGGCACAGCTCTATGATGGTCGTACGGGTGAAGCATACGAACAGAAAACGACGGTCGGGCAGATTTACATGTTAAAACTGCATCACCTCGTGGATGATAAAGTCCACGCTCGTTCGACAGGTCCTTACTCGTTGATTACACAACAGCCATTAGGTGGAAAAGCACGATTTGGTGGTCAACGATTTGGAGAAATGGAAGTCTGGGCACTGGAAGCTTATGGTGCTGCCTATATTCTACAAGAGTTGCTGACAGTGAAGAGTGATGATGTAGAGGGCCGTACAAAGATTTATGAATCCATGGTAAATGGTGAGAACACATTAGAGGCCGGTACGCCAGCAAGCTTTGACGTACTAAACAATGAAATTCGTGGACTTGGTTTGAATCTACAACTGGAAAAGAATCCCGCTTGA
- the rplL gene encoding 50S ribosomal protein L7/L12, with product MATAEATTEFGAETKELGDKIAGLTLLQAKELADYLDEVHGIKAAAGGAVMVASGDGGAGGGGEAAAEKTEFDVILTGFGDNKIPVIKVVRGATGLGLKEAKELVEGAPKPLKEGVSKEDAEALVKEVEEAGGTAEVK from the coding sequence ATGGCGACAGCCGAAGCAACAACTGAATTTGGTGCTGAAACCAAAGAACTGGGCGACAAAATTGCTGGATTGACTTTGCTCCAGGCTAAAGAATTGGCTGATTACCTTGACGAAGTACACGGCATTAAGGCTGCCGCCGGTGGCGCTGTGATGGTAGCGTCAGGTGATGGTGGCGCTGGTGGCGGCGGAGAAGCTGCAGCAGAAAAAACCGAGTTCGATGTCATTTTGACTGGCTTTGGTGACAATAAGATCCCTGTCATTAAAGTCGTTCGTGGCGCAACTGGGCTTGGTCTGAAAGAAGCCAAAGAGCTGGTTGAAGGGGCTCCCAAGCCACTTAAAGAAGGTGTCTCAAAAGAAGATGCCGAAGCTTTGGTCAAAGAAGTCGAAGAAGCAGGTGGTACTGCTGAGGTGAAGTAA